Proteins encoded in a region of the Scyliorhinus torazame isolate Kashiwa2021f chromosome 1, sScyTor2.1, whole genome shotgun sequence genome:
- the LOC140412634 gene encoding CCN family member 2-like, translated as MPEVGMMVARCLALVLVFFCAAVGAEECVFPCRCSPGTPRCPPGVSLLSDACGCCRVCAKQLGDVCNAKEPCDQHKGLYCNLSTHTNKQAGICLAREGATCDLGGMIYRSGESFQPSCKYQCTCMDGAIGCVPFCRDDVRLPSPDCPTPRRVKIPGKCCEEWVCDQPRDHSVFNAAMAVYRQEAIFGPDSSQVRDNCIVQTTDWSACSKSCGMGLSTRVTNDNRKCRLEKQSRLCTIRPCDTPLEKSIKKGKKCVRTSRPPKSMKFEFSGCTSMRSYRPKFCGVCTDGRCCTPYNTITQHVEFKCPEGDHIKRKMMFIKTCSCHHDCPSDNDIFLSMYYRRMIGDYAA; from the exons ATGCCTGAAGTTGGAATGATGGTCGCCCGCTGCTTGGCGCTGGTTCTCGTCTTTTTTTGC GCTGCAGTTGGCGCCGAGGAGTGTGtgtttccttgccgttgttcccctGGGACCCCACGGTGTCCTCCTGGGGTGAGCCTGTTAAGTGACGCCTGCGGCTGCTGTAGGGTCTGCGCCAAGCAACTGGGTGATGTGTGTAACGCCAAAGAGCCCTGTGACCAACACAAGGGACTGTACTGCAACCTGTCCACCCACACCAACAAGCAAGCTGGCATCTGCTTGG CCAGGGAAGGAGCTACCTGTGACCTGGGAGGAATGATCTACAGGAGCGGGGAGTCATTTCAGCCCAGCTGCAAATACCAGTGCACCTGCATGGATGGAGCAATTGGCTGTGTCCCTTTCTGCAGAGATGATGTGCGTCTGCCAAGCCCGGATTGTCCCACACCCAGACGCGTTAAAATCCCTGGAAAATGCTGTGAGGAGTGGGTTTGTGACCAGCCTCGAGATCACTCTGTCTTCAATGCTGCCATGGCCG tTTACAGACAAGAAGCTATTTTTGGGCCTGATTCCAGTCAGGTCCGAGACAACTGTATTGTCCAAACAACAGACTGGAGTGCCTGCTCAAAGTCCTGTGGAATGGGACTTTCCACCAGGGTGACGAATGACAACAGGAAGTGTCGCCTAGAGAAGCAGAGCAGACTGTGCACGATCCGGCCCTGTGACACTCCTCTCGAGAAAAGTATCAAG AAAGGCAAAAAGTGTGTCCGCACGTCAAGGCCGCCCAAGTCAATGAAATTTGAGTTTTCTGGTTGTACCAGCATGAGATCATATCGGCCCAAGTTCTGCGGAGTCTGCACCGATGGGAGGTGCTGCACCCCTTACAACACCATCACGCAGCATGTGGAGTTCAAATGTCCAGAGGGTGATCACATCAAGAGGAAAATGATGTTCATCAAAACCTGTTCCTGTCACCATGAttgtccctctgacaatgacaTTTTTCTCTCCATGTATTACAGGAGAATGATTGGTGACTATGCTGCATAA